One Polyangiaceae bacterium genomic window carries:
- a CDS encoding sigma-54-dependent Fis family transcriptional regulator has translation MLDCVETALAQSPYATRGRLLRGVVHLRPGDSYQRIFSIDHHGGIPADESVCLTSANVWRWLVQHGCSVSIDLPLGMLRAWTAEGHVRRDAALDAAGLPGQETREHMLGRNTTHVYVVPLRALGGTVDGMITLEAQCQAAIGRDFVWQECHEDLARMAHVSAPYLSGLRPRLPRMRCTDELLPVVGASTAALVDMLRIFAGQEETILISGPTGSGKSRLARWCHEHSRRKAHGFETLDLLSIPEELQMAELFGWKRGAFTGAIKDKQGAIARAAQGTLFIDEIDKLSLKAQAGLLHVLEERRYRPLGDDASERHADVRFIVGTNADLHGAVRAGRFREDLFFRINILPVRLPALSDRLDELPLWAQYMVTRRHRENGGDGDAQLAPEAVRRLLDAQWPGNLRQLDNIIRRAYALALAEQAGLGRNLVIERRHAERALAHEAPAGADGTLAQLWQAAHAFVQEAERRELEGTSLSLDTTDAFCGLVLAAAIGRLGSREDAFAMFGLEHLLKNRNHQRFLRRELARVRRLVSTLGEPPDSNLAAVLKEIDEPSDPRGR, from the coding sequence ATGCTCGACTGCGTTGAAACCGCGCTCGCGCAAAGCCCATACGCCACGCGCGGGCGCCTCTTGCGCGGTGTGGTGCACCTCCGCCCCGGTGATAGCTACCAACGCATCTTCAGCATCGACCACCATGGCGGCATTCCTGCAGATGAATCGGTCTGCCTCACGTCAGCCAACGTCTGGCGATGGCTGGTGCAGCATGGTTGTTCCGTCTCCATCGATTTACCGCTGGGAATGCTTCGAGCGTGGACGGCCGAAGGACACGTGCGGCGCGATGCTGCGCTGGATGCCGCGGGATTGCCGGGACAGGAGACGCGTGAGCACATGCTCGGCCGCAATACGACGCATGTGTACGTGGTGCCATTACGTGCGCTCGGAGGAACGGTCGATGGAATGATTACGCTCGAAGCCCAGTGCCAAGCTGCCATTGGACGGGATTTCGTTTGGCAAGAATGCCACGAGGACCTTGCGAGAATGGCCCACGTGAGCGCGCCGTACCTCAGTGGATTGCGTCCTCGATTGCCACGAATGAGGTGCACGGACGAGCTTTTGCCCGTCGTCGGGGCGTCGACGGCGGCGCTCGTCGATATGCTTCGCATCTTCGCCGGTCAAGAGGAGACCATTTTGATAAGTGGCCCTACGGGCAGCGGCAAATCGAGGCTCGCGCGGTGGTGTCACGAGCATTCACGGCGCAAGGCGCACGGCTTCGAAACGCTGGATTTGCTGAGCATCCCCGAGGAGCTTCAGATGGCCGAGCTTTTTGGATGGAAGCGGGGGGCATTCACGGGCGCGATCAAAGACAAACAAGGCGCCATCGCGCGCGCCGCGCAAGGAACGCTCTTCATCGACGAGATCGACAAACTCTCGCTCAAAGCTCAAGCGGGCCTGCTCCACGTGCTCGAGGAACGTCGTTATCGACCACTCGGCGACGATGCTTCCGAGCGGCACGCGGACGTACGATTCATCGTCGGCACGAACGCGGATCTTCACGGAGCGGTGCGCGCGGGGCGCTTTCGTGAAGACCTGTTCTTTCGCATCAACATCCTGCCAGTGCGGCTGCCGGCCCTGTCGGATAGGCTCGACGAATTGCCGCTGTGGGCCCAATACATGGTGACTCGACGCCATCGTGAAAATGGCGGCGACGGGGACGCGCAGCTTGCCCCCGAGGCAGTGCGCCGACTCCTCGATGCGCAATGGCCGGGCAATTTGCGGCAGCTCGACAACATCATCCGCCGCGCCTACGCGTTGGCTCTTGCCGAGCAGGCGGGTCTTGGGAGAAACCTCGTCATTGAACGGCGACATGCCGAGCGCGCACTTGCGCACGAGGCACCCGCGGGCGCCGACGGCACGCTCGCACAATTATGGCAAGCAGCGCATGCATTCGTGCAGGAGGCGGAACGCCGCGAGCTCGAGGGGACGTCGCTCTCGCTCGACACGACCGACGCCTTCTGCGGACTGGTGTTGGCAGCGGCGATTGGTCGCCTTGGCAGTCGGGAGGACGCATTTGCGATGTTTGGGCTGGAACATCTCCTCAAAAACCGCAATCACCAGCGATTTCTGCGCCGCGAGCTCGCCCGCGTGCGCAGGCTCGTGAGCACCCTCGGCGAACCACCGGATTCAAACCTTGCAGCCGTATTGAAAGAAATCGACGAGCCCTCCGACCCTCGCGGGCGGTGA
- a CDS encoding PD40 domain-containing protein has product MSDPPAPAPNYDEPTKTEAGRAPPARPSLVGPRFAPGTTIGHYELIRQLGQGGMGEVYLARDTRLGRRVALKFLLKVDRKHSARFLVEARATAQLAHENIVGLYDIAEHDGLPYMVLEYVQGTTLSAWLRNRRESHSTRGVPPTRAAELMLPVARALQCAHEAGIVHRDLKPGNIMLTDSGTVKVLDFGVAKLMGDAASLEGGDIDEAPVNGPEAWAQSVQLPGELTDAGVIVGTRWYMAPEQWWGESVDGRTDIWAVGMILYQMVSGDHPLAAQSPELLQWVAVREEPMPSIRDQFPDIGRIGTVIDRCLIKYKEDRLESARELVEQLEAIVRPHSSSAEDGAEEANPYAGLAAFQERDATRFFGRETMVEQIVSRLVEQPLLALVGASGAGKSSLVRAGVIAALMRGGDAWESFIMRPGPRPLAAFADMLLQHSWQRSSHTGDSPSSRSDVAEMDAMLTRLRNEPGYVGVQVRSRARRRRERALVFVDQFEEVYTLAPEDEREAFLRCLEGVADDPSSPVRVIVSMRHDFLDRVALGSPVLAELISRGTVLVGPLDRRGLERALVAPAEALSYRFESEALVVEMLDTLERTAGALPLLQFTASMLWAGRDAKRRMLTESSYRSFGGVEGALTTHADNVIAGMTEAEKNWARVLILRLVTPERTRAITTRRELSEIGGAEGSHVERVLGKLVDARLLVVESVRGGESTVELVHESLIERWPRLGMWLDEADDYAQFRGRLRNAAKEWEASGRSEGLVWRGDAAEEARRFWKAHGERSSTELNARETAYVMAVLDVQDRERRFRGRMMAAAFVSLVVIVLVVSSLAVQSNREAKRALAGEMEAQAQRNEARAQKAKAERSAARARNVTRMAAARQLQNDPLLMLALLREIEPGTNPNGWQELATQAVAATDLASMVIAHNDVRTAAWSPDGKRIASGSDDKTVRVWNVDGSGEPIVYRGHNQFIFSIAWSPDGNRIASASSDHTVHVWNADGTGEPVVFRGHRGPVRLVAWHPDGKRLFTGSADKTMGMWNVDGTGKTVPIDPRYGQIYLAAWSPDGARVATGAHDGKVRVWKVDLEAEPTILGAHDSTVLVVAWSPDGRRIVSAAADGTVRIWHADGSGEPAMLTGYPARKIALSISPDGRQVAFTGDTKAFKVANMDGSGHPIEVRVGNDIWELAYSPDGKHIASVERNGTLHVWNLERSMKTAVLRGHTEGVYGAVWSPDGKRIASVAHDNTLRIWNANDGSAPPTIFQYSAALWGVAWSPDGTRIATASQDRTLGIWNADGSGQPLILRGHELLVHGVAWSPDGTTVASCASDHTVRIWKADGSGTPLVLRHSGFVYTVAFSPDGKRIVSSSKDSTARVWNVDGSGEPIVLPHETGLYGAAFSPDGKYVVTGAPDRIMRLWNADGSGKPLEFKGHTNVVGIRGDRVFSPDGKRIVSSSDDGTAGIWNADGTGEPLFLRSSTDAVNMAAWSPDGKRIVTASDDGNVTIWDDLTPLTGPEDPRLWKPSRYCMPLELRRKLLDFPDEQSRADLARCQERVREVP; this is encoded by the coding sequence ATGTCGGACCCACCTGCGCCGGCTCCAAATTACGACGAACCCACGAAAACCGAAGCTGGACGTGCTCCTCCAGCGCGTCCGTCGCTCGTGGGACCACGGTTTGCCCCGGGAACCACGATCGGCCACTACGAGCTCATTCGGCAGCTTGGACAAGGCGGAATGGGCGAGGTGTACCTGGCGCGGGATACGCGTCTTGGTCGTCGTGTGGCGCTCAAGTTTTTGCTGAAGGTCGATCGCAAGCATAGTGCTCGATTTTTGGTGGAAGCGCGCGCCACCGCACAATTGGCACACGAAAATATCGTCGGCTTGTACGACATCGCCGAGCACGATGGGCTACCGTACATGGTTCTCGAATACGTGCAGGGAACTACGTTATCGGCGTGGCTGCGCAATCGACGCGAAAGCCACTCGACACGTGGCGTTCCGCCGACGCGCGCTGCGGAGCTGATGCTTCCCGTCGCGCGAGCGCTGCAATGTGCGCACGAAGCGGGCATCGTGCATCGGGACTTGAAGCCTGGCAATATCATGCTGACCGACAGCGGCACGGTGAAAGTGCTCGATTTTGGTGTTGCCAAACTGATGGGAGACGCAGCGTCACTTGAAGGCGGAGACATCGACGAAGCGCCGGTGAATGGGCCCGAAGCGTGGGCGCAAAGCGTGCAATTGCCAGGCGAATTGACGGACGCGGGCGTGATCGTGGGGACGCGTTGGTACATGGCGCCCGAGCAATGGTGGGGTGAGAGCGTCGACGGGCGCACCGATATCTGGGCGGTGGGCATGATATTGTATCAAATGGTGAGCGGCGATCATCCGCTCGCGGCGCAGTCGCCAGAATTGCTTCAATGGGTGGCCGTGCGCGAAGAGCCCATGCCGAGCATTCGCGATCAATTCCCCGATATCGGCCGAATTGGCACCGTCATCGATCGGTGTTTGATCAAGTACAAGGAAGATCGGCTGGAATCGGCGCGTGAATTGGTCGAGCAGCTCGAGGCCATCGTGCGCCCGCATTCGTCGTCGGCCGAGGACGGGGCCGAGGAAGCCAATCCGTACGCGGGGCTCGCGGCATTTCAAGAGCGCGACGCGACGAGGTTTTTTGGTCGCGAAACCATGGTCGAGCAAATCGTGTCGCGGCTCGTCGAGCAACCATTGCTAGCGCTCGTTGGAGCTTCCGGGGCCGGTAAATCATCGCTGGTTCGTGCGGGTGTCATTGCAGCTTTGATGCGCGGTGGCGACGCGTGGGAATCGTTCATCATGCGCCCCGGTCCAAGGCCACTGGCAGCTTTTGCGGACATGCTGCTTCAGCATTCGTGGCAGCGGTCGAGCCATACTGGAGATTCGCCGAGCAGTCGCAGCGACGTGGCCGAAATGGACGCCATGCTCACGCGGCTTCGCAATGAACCGGGCTACGTTGGTGTGCAGGTGCGAAGTCGAGCGCGACGGCGGCGCGAGCGAGCGCTTGTGTTCGTCGACCAATTCGAGGAAGTGTATACGTTGGCTCCGGAGGACGAGCGCGAAGCGTTTCTTCGATGTTTGGAGGGTGTCGCGGATGATCCCAGCTCGCCGGTGCGCGTGATCGTATCCATGCGTCACGATTTTCTCGATCGCGTTGCGCTTGGTTCGCCCGTGTTGGCCGAATTGATCAGCCGAGGCACCGTGCTCGTGGGGCCCTTGGATCGGCGCGGGCTCGAGCGAGCTTTGGTGGCGCCGGCGGAAGCATTGTCGTATCGTTTCGAATCGGAAGCGCTCGTCGTCGAAATGCTGGATACGCTCGAACGCACCGCGGGGGCATTGCCGTTGTTGCAATTCACGGCATCCATGTTGTGGGCCGGGCGCGATGCAAAAAGGCGCATGCTGACGGAATCCAGTTATCGCAGCTTCGGGGGCGTCGAAGGAGCGCTCACGACGCACGCGGACAACGTGATTGCGGGCATGACCGAAGCGGAGAAGAATTGGGCGCGGGTGCTCATTTTGCGGCTCGTCACGCCCGAGCGTACGCGGGCCATAACGACGCGGCGAGAATTGTCGGAAATCGGGGGCGCCGAGGGTTCCCATGTGGAACGGGTGCTCGGGAAGCTCGTCGACGCGCGATTGCTGGTCGTGGAGAGCGTGCGTGGTGGTGAAAGTACGGTCGAATTGGTGCACGAATCGCTCATCGAAAGGTGGCCGCGATTGGGGATGTGGCTCGACGAAGCGGATGATTATGCGCAATTTCGTGGACGCTTGCGCAATGCTGCCAAAGAATGGGAGGCGAGCGGTCGGTCGGAGGGGCTCGTATGGCGTGGGGATGCCGCGGAGGAAGCGCGTCGATTTTGGAAGGCGCATGGCGAGCGAAGCTCGACCGAATTGAATGCGCGCGAAACGGCGTATGTCATGGCGGTGCTCGACGTGCAGGATCGCGAACGACGCTTTCGCGGACGGATGATGGCTGCGGCTTTCGTTTCGCTGGTCGTCATCGTGCTCGTGGTATCCAGTTTGGCCGTGCAATCGAATCGGGAAGCGAAACGAGCGCTGGCGGGGGAAATGGAGGCGCAGGCGCAAAGAAACGAGGCGCGAGCGCAAAAGGCCAAAGCCGAACGCAGTGCGGCTCGGGCGCGCAACGTCACCCGCATGGCGGCTGCGCGGCAGCTTCAAAACGATCCCTTGTTGATGCTCGCGCTTCTGCGTGAAATCGAGCCTGGAACGAATCCGAACGGCTGGCAAGAGCTGGCCACGCAAGCCGTCGCCGCCACCGACCTGGCCTCTATGGTGATCGCCCACAACGACGTTCGAACGGCCGCTTGGAGCCCCGATGGTAAGCGTATCGCGTCGGGGTCCGACGACAAAACCGTACGCGTGTGGAACGTCGACGGGTCCGGCGAGCCCATCGTGTATCGGGGGCACAATCAATTCATTTTCTCGATCGCTTGGAGTCCTGACGGCAATCGAATCGCGTCGGCGTCGAGCGATCACACCGTTCACGTGTGGAACGCCGATGGCACGGGTGAACCCGTGGTATTCCGTGGCCACCGCGGGCCCGTTCGTCTTGTCGCATGGCACCCCGATGGCAAGCGGCTCTTCACGGGATCGGCGGACAAGACGATGGGCATGTGGAACGTCGATGGGACGGGAAAGACCGTGCCCATCGACCCGCGCTACGGCCAGATCTACCTCGCAGCATGGAGTCCCGACGGCGCACGCGTGGCAACGGGTGCGCATGATGGAAAGGTCCGCGTATGGAAGGTGGACCTCGAGGCTGAGCCGACCATTTTGGGCGCGCATGACAGCACGGTTTTGGTCGTCGCGTGGAGCCCGGATGGGCGGCGCATCGTCTCGGCTGCCGCCGATGGAACCGTGCGAATATGGCACGCCGACGGGTCGGGAGAGCCCGCCATGTTGACGGGATATCCTGCCAGAAAAATCGCGCTGTCCATAAGTCCCGACGGCCGCCAGGTTGCGTTCACGGGCGACACGAAGGCTTTTAAAGTGGCGAACATGGATGGATCAGGACATCCGATTGAAGTTCGAGTTGGTAATGACATTTGGGAGCTTGCGTATAGCCCCGATGGAAAGCACATCGCTTCTGTCGAGCGTAATGGCACGCTGCATGTGTGGAACCTCGAGCGCAGCATGAAAACGGCTGTGCTTCGCGGGCATACGGAAGGCGTGTATGGCGCGGTGTGGAGCCCCGATGGCAAACGCATTGCCTCGGTGGCGCATGACAACACGCTGCGCATATGGAATGCAAACGATGGGAGCGCGCCACCCACCATTTTCCAATATTCGGCCGCCCTCTGGGGCGTTGCGTGGAGCCCCGATGGAACGCGTATCGCCACGGCTTCGCAGGATCGAACCCTTGGCATTTGGAATGCCGACGGTTCGGGACAGCCATTGATTTTACGTGGACACGAGCTATTGGTGCATGGAGTTGCCTGGAGTCCGGACGGGACCACGGTCGCATCCTGCGCCTCGGACCATACCGTACGAATATGGAAGGCCGACGGCTCTGGAACGCCCCTTGTATTGCGACATTCCGGGTTCGTGTATACCGTTGCTTTCAGTCCAGACGGGAAGCGTATCGTATCGTCATCAAAGGACAGCACGGCCCGCGTATGGAATGTAGACGGCTCGGGAGAACCCATCGTGCTTCCGCATGAAACCGGCTTGTACGGCGCTGCGTTCAGCCCCGATGGGAAATACGTCGTCACGGGCGCGCCGGATCGGATCATGCGGCTGTGGAATGCCGATGGTTCGGGAAAGCCGCTGGAATTCAAGGGACATACCAATGTCGTCGGCATTCGGGGCGATCGGGTCTTCAGCCCCGATGGCAAGCGTATCGTGTCGTCGTCCGACGATGGCACGGCGGGCATTTGGAATGCGGATGGCACGGGCGAGCCGCTCTTTTTGCGCTCGTCGACCGATGCGGTGAACATGGCGGCATGGAGCCCCGATGGAAAGCGAATCGTCACCGCTTCGGACGACGGGAACGTGACCATTTGGGATGACCTCACGCCGCTTACGGGGCCCGAGGATCCGCGGCTGTGGAAGCCGAGCCGTTATTGCATGCCGCTCGAATTGCGCCGCAAGTTGCTCGACTTCCCCGATGAGCAATCACGTGCGGACTTGGCGCGGTGCCAAGAGCGCGTGCGTGAAGTGCCGTAG
- a CDS encoding ADP-ribosylglycohydrolase family protein yields MPRSLEHSERLRRALLSLDGLSIGDAFGERFFGYPKLVLERIEQRALPAAPWKYTDDTEMALAIVEVLDNHERIDQNALAVVFGRRYAADPTRGYGGTAHDILQAFSRGASWRDISPRVFGGQGSMGNGSAMRVAPVGAYFADDWSRVIEEARASAEVTHTHPEGLAGGVVTALAAACAVDMHRGRLPREPSAFFKALRDAAPDSMTRRYVEAAANMPLETRPADAAERLGSGQQVLTVDTVPFCLWCAARHLDDYQAALWTTVAGLGDRDTTCAIVGGIVALSAGEASIPAAFQEAREPLAIELPVATP; encoded by the coding sequence ATGCCACGGTCCCTAGAGCATTCCGAACGTCTACGTCGCGCCCTTTTGTCACTGGATGGCCTCTCCATTGGCGACGCCTTTGGCGAAAGGTTCTTCGGCTACCCCAAGCTCGTGCTCGAGCGCATCGAACAGCGAGCCCTTCCCGCAGCGCCCTGGAAGTACACCGACGACACCGAAATGGCCCTTGCCATCGTCGAGGTCCTCGACAACCACGAGCGCATTGATCAGAACGCATTGGCTGTCGTCTTTGGTCGCCGCTATGCGGCCGATCCGACGCGTGGATATGGCGGAACCGCCCACGACATTTTGCAGGCGTTTTCTCGCGGAGCATCGTGGCGTGACATTTCGCCGCGCGTATTCGGTGGCCAAGGCTCCATGGGCAATGGCAGCGCCATGCGCGTGGCCCCTGTCGGCGCGTACTTTGCCGATGATTGGTCACGCGTCATCGAAGAAGCGCGCGCATCGGCCGAAGTCACGCACACCCATCCCGAAGGGCTCGCGGGTGGCGTCGTCACAGCGCTCGCCGCTGCATGCGCCGTCGATATGCACCGCGGCCGATTGCCTCGCGAGCCCAGCGCCTTTTTCAAGGCGCTACGCGACGCTGCACCCGATAGCATGACGCGACGTTATGTCGAAGCAGCGGCCAACATGCCCTTGGAAACGCGCCCTGCCGATGCAGCCGAGCGTCTTGGTTCGGGGCAGCAAGTCCTGACGGTGGACACCGTTCCCTTCTGTCTTTGGTGCGCCGCTCGGCACCTCGACGATTACCAAGCTGCCTTGTGGACCACCGTCGCGGGCCTTGGCGATCGCGACACGACATGCGCCATCGTGGGTGGAATCGTCGCGCTGTCGGCGGGCGAAGCGAGCATTCCGGCGGCATTTCAGGAGGCGCGCGAACCGCTCGCCATTGAATTGCCTGTAGCAACCCCGTAA